Genomic DNA from Niallia circulans:
GTTTTTTAAAAATTAATGGTGCGGGTGAAGGGAGTCGAACCCCCACGCCTTGCGGCGCTAGATCCTAAGTCTAGTGCGTCTGCCAATTCCGCCACACCCGCAATATTAAAATGGTGAGCCATGCAGGATTCGAACCTGCGACCCTCTGATTAAAAGTCAGATGCTCTACCAACTGAGCTAATGGCTCGCAAATGGCTGGGCTAGCTGGATTCGAACCAACGAGTGACGGAGTCAAAGTCCGTTGCCTTACCGCTTGGCTATAGCCCACCAACAAAATGGCGGTCCCGACGGGAATCGAACCCGCGATCTCCTGCGTGACAGGCAGGCATGTTAACCGCTACACCACGGGACCATTTTGATTATATAAAGTTACTAAAGTGACCCATACGGGATTCGAACCCGTGTTACCGCCGTGAAAGGGCGGTGTCTTAACCGCTTGACCAATGGGCCATTAAAAAATAATGGCGGAGAAGGAGGGATTTGAACCCTCGCGCCGCTTACGCGACCTACACCCTTAGCAGGGGCGCCTCTTCAGCCTCTTGAGTACTTCCCCAAAACAATGGCTCCGCAGGTAGGATTCGAACCTACGACCGCTCGGTTAACAGCCGAGTGCTCTACCACTGAGCTACTGCGGAATAACTTTTTAAAAGCTTGTCTTTCAGAGGAATTCCGTTTCCGTTGCTCTCTCTTGTCGACTCTTTACATTATAGGCAGGTATATATATAAAGTCAAGCATATTTCTAAAGTTTTTTTAAAAAGAATGGAAACATGCCTTTCTTGCATATAAATGCTTTATAAACGCTGTCTTCTCTCTAATTATTCCTTGTTTCCTCTAATACTAATTTCCCTCTGCATTTCCCACATACATACTTTTTTGTATCAACCTTTTTTCTCCGAAGATAAATCTGGTTGCATGATCTACATTTATATATTAGTACTTTTTTAGGTTTGCTTGAATTGTTTTCCTTGGGCAAGGATGAGCAAAAACGCGGCCCACCAACACTCTTTAGCAGGTTTTTAAAATCAGCATCTTTGTGTTGATAGCCTTTATTATTAATATGAAGATGATAATGACAAAGCTCATGTTTAATGATACCGATTAATTCCTCCAGCCCTAATTGGTCAAGGTACTTTCTATTGATCTCGATATTATGGCTGTTAAGTAAATATCTCCCTCCAGTTGTCCTGAGTCTTGGGTTAAAGGTTGCTTTATGACTAAACGATATTTGAAAATATTGATTTGATACTTCTTCAACTAACAATTGCAGTTCCTGATCTGTCATGAGATTCCCTCCTCAACAAGACAAATATTATAGCATATGATGAAGCATACAACGAAAAAAGTTAGCTCAATTGAAACCAAAAGCTTATAACGAGCTGTCAACAGCAGCCAAGTGCACTTCCAGCCATTTAACAGCACATTAAAAAGGGGGTATAAACTTATGCCTACGTGGCTGCAAAATCAAATTCAAAAGGCGTTTTACGAGAAAAACACCTACCAAGTCAAACTGCTTAACCAATGCTGGTATTACTATAGAAGAAAAAACTGTTCTTAAAAGCAGAAAAACAAAAGACAAAGGAACATATTAAGTCCTTTGTCTTTTGTTTACTTCAATCTCATTTAGCACTACTTGGAGGAAGCATCGTTAACGCAACCCGTCCTTTATTATGGTCTATACCGTCAACCCATACTGTGACAACATCTCCAACACTCACTATATCCAATGGGTGCTTAACAAATTTATTACTCAGCTTCGAAATGTGGACAAGGCCATCCTGCTTAACGCCTATATCAACAAAGGCACCAAAATCAACTACATTTCGCACAGTACCTTGAAGCTCCATCCCTGCCTTTAAGTCCTCCAGCTTTAATACATCTGTTCTTAGCAAAGGTGCAGAAAGCTCATCCCTCGGGTCACGGCTTGGACGCATTAATGCATCCACAATGTCACCCAAAGTCAACATACCAATCGCCAATTCCTCTGAAACCACCTTTATATCCAGAGTACTCAACGCTTCCTTCATTTCAGCTGTCCCGATTTGCTTGGAATCAAATCCGATTTTTTTCAGCAATGCCTTAACTTCATCATAGTGCTCTGGATGTATGCCTGTTCTGTCTAACGGTTCATCTCCGTCCATTATGCGCAGGAAACCGATTGCCTGTTCATAGGTTTTAGCACCAAGTCTCGGAATTTTTTTAAGCTGCTTTCTGTTTGTGAATTTTCCTTCCTCTTCTCTCTTTTTAACAACATTATTAGCAACTGCTTTTGAGAGACCTGCAACATATTGTAAAAGAGAAGAAGAAGCAGTGTTAACATTTACACCGACTTTATTAACGCTTGTTTCCACAACAAAACCAAGCGATTCAGATAGTTTTTTCTGAGAGACATCATGCTGGTACTGACCGACCCCAACGGACTTAGGATCAATCTTCACAAGCTCTGCCAATGGGTCTTGGAGCCTTCTAGCAATAGAAACCGCACTTCTTTCCTCGACTTGAAAGTTTGGAAACTCTTCTCTAGCTATTTCTGATGCTGAGTAAACACTTGCTCCTGCCTCATTAACAATTAAATAAAATATTTCCTCGTTTTGTTTTTTAATTTGTTCAGCAACAAATTGCTCTGTTTCTCTTGAGGCAGTTCCATTTCCAACAGCAACCATCTCTATCTTATATTTTGATAATAGATCTTGGAATTTAGCAGCAGCTTCTTTTGTTTTGGAAACAGGCGGATGGGGATAAATAACTCCTATCTCGAGTACTTTTCCAGTTTCGTCCACAACAGCCAATTTACACCCTGTCCGGTATGCTGGATCGACGCCAAGCACCATCTTGCCTTTCAGTGGCGGCTGAAGCAGTAAATTCCTAAGATTCTCTGAGAATATATGAATTGCTTGCTCTTCCGCTTTTTCTGTCAGCTCTCCTCTAAGCTCCCTTTCAATCGAAGGCTGAATCAATCTTTTATAGCTGTCTTCAATTGCTGCCTTAATTGTGTTATTAGAAGCAGATCCTTCTTTATTTAACCACTTCTTCTCCAAATAACTGATCACAAAATCAACAGGAGGCTTAATAGATACTTTTAAGATATCTTCTTTTTCTCCGCGATTAAGCGCCAATGTACGATGTGGAACTATTTTATTTACAGGCTCCTCATATTCATAGTA
This window encodes:
- a CDS encoding SprT family protein, with amino-acid sequence MTDQELQLLVEEVSNQYFQISFSHKATFNPRLRTTGGRYLLNSHNIEINRKYLDQLGLEELIGIIKHELCHYHLHINNKGYQHKDADFKNLLKSVGGPRFCSSLPKENNSSKPKKVLIYKCRSCNQIYLRRKKVDTKKYVCGKCRGKLVLEETRNN
- the cmpA gene encoding cortex morphogenetic protein CmpA produces the protein MPTWLQNQIQKAFYEKNTYQVKLLNQCWYYYRRKNCS
- a CDS encoding Tex family protein codes for the protein MEKVLIKEDYQSMIAREQSVTKKQVANVLALLEEGNTVPFIARYRKEQTGALDEVQIKDIMDRYHYIQNLEQRKEEVLRLIEEQGKLTEELKKSISSSIKLQEVEDLYRPYKLKRRTKATIAKEKGLEPLANWLLEHDNSSPIEQEATKYISAEKEVMSVEDAIAGAKDIIAEIVSDDAESRKWIRNKTFQSGLISTTAKDADKDEKNVYEMYYEYEEPVNKIVPHRTLALNRGEKEDILKVSIKPPVDFVISYLEKKWLNKEGSASNNTIKAAIEDSYKRLIQPSIERELRGELTEKAEEQAIHIFSENLRNLLLQPPLKGKMVLGVDPAYRTGCKLAVVDETGKVLEIGVIYPHPPVSKTKEAAAKFQDLLSKYKIEMVAVGNGTASRETEQFVAEQIKKQNEEIFYLIVNEAGASVYSASEIAREEFPNFQVEERSAVSIARRLQDPLAELVKIDPKSVGVGQYQHDVSQKKLSESLGFVVETSVNKVGVNVNTASSSLLQYVAGLSKAVANNVVKKREEEGKFTNRKQLKKIPRLGAKTYEQAIGFLRIMDGDEPLDRTGIHPEHYDEVKALLKKIGFDSKQIGTAEMKEALSTLDIKVVSEELAIGMLTLGDIVDALMRPSRDPRDELSAPLLRTDVLKLEDLKAGMELQGTVRNVVDFGAFVDIGVKQDGLVHISKLSNKFVKHPLDIVSVGDVVTVWVDGIDHNKGRVALTMLPPSSAK